DNA from Acetobacter aceti NBRC 14818:
CTCAGGCTTGAGGTCGGCATGCACCTCGTCGATCCCCGCCTGACGGGCGACGACTTCCGCAGTCCGGGCGTTGTCGCCCGTCAGCATCACGATCCGCATGCCGACTGCGTGCAGTGCCGCGATGGTCTCCTTCGCGTCGGTCTTCAACGGATCGGCCACGACCAGCAACCCAGCGGCCTGTCCGTCGATGCCGACGAACATGACGCCCGCGCCCTCCGCCCGGTGGCTGTCCGCGACAGGGATCAATGCTGACGCATCGATGCCCTGCTGCCGCATCTGGGCCTGGTTTCCGACGACGACGGCATGCCCGTCCACGGTGCCGGTCACGCCCAGGCCGGTCTGAGAGGCGAAATCCCCGACCGATGCGGCTTGAAGGCCCTGCGCCGTCATCGCGGCGACCAGCGCCTGGGCCAGCGGATGCTCGGACTGCGTTTCCAGTGATGCCGCCAACCGCAGGACGATGCTGGAATCCCATGCACCTGATGTTTCGGTCGCGATCAGCCGGGGCTTGCCTTCCGTTACGGTGCCGGTCTTGTCGATCACCAGCGTATCGACCGTATCCAGCGCCTGCAGTGCTTCGGCGTTGCGAACCAGCACGCCGGCTCGCGCCCCGCGTCCCATGCCGACCATGATCGACATCGGAGTGGCCAGGCCCAGCGCGCACGGGCAGGCGATCACCAGGACCGCAATGGCGTTCAGCAGTGCGTGTCCGAAGCGCGGTTGCGGACCGACCAGAAGCCAGACGACGAAGGTCAGAAGGGACACAAGCACGACCAGCGGCACGAACCAGCCGGAGACCCGGTCCGCCACCGCCTGGATCGGTGCGCGCGTACGCTGGGCAGCCGCCACCATGCTGACGATCCGGGCCAGCATCGTGTCCGAGCCAACGGCCTCGGCTGTCATCAGCAGGCTGCCGGTGCCGTTGATGGTTCCACCCGTCACCTTGTCACCCGGTCCCTTGGCGACAGGTGCTGGCTCTCCTGTCAGCATGGCTTCGTCCACGCTGGAGCGCCCGTCCATGACGGTGCCGTCCACCGGGATGCTTTCCCCCGGCCGGATGCGGAGCCGATTGCCGGGCACGATCTGGGCCAGCGGTACGTCGTCCTCCCGATCCAGCGCGCCGACCCGGTGTGCGATTTTCGGTGCGAGATCCAGCAGCGCGCGAATGGCGCGACTGGTACGGGCGCGGGCGCGCAGTTCCAGGACTTGCCCGGCCAACACCAGGGCCACGATAACACCGGCGGCTTCGTAATAGACCGGGACCGACCCGTCATGCATGCGGAAGGCAGCAGGGAACAGGCCAGGGGCCACTGTCGCGGCGATGCTATAGAGAAAGCCTGCGCCGACGCCCAGCATAATCAACGTAAACATGTTCAGATGCCGGGTGCGGAGCGACATCCAGCCGCGTTCGAGGAACGGCCAGCCGGCCCACAGCACGATTGGCGCCGTGAGCGCCAACTGAATCCAGTTCGTCAGGCCGCCATCGAGAAATGCCAGCCCTCCCATATCCGCCGCCATGGCGATGATAACGAGCGGGACCGCCAATATGCTCGCCCCCCACAGGCGCTTGCTGAAATCCACGAGTTCCGGGTTAGGCGTGTCGGCGTCGGATGGCTCCTCCGGTTCCAGCGCCATGCCGCAGATGGGGCAGGAGCCGGGGTGATCCTGTCGGATCTGAGGGTGCATCGGGCAGGTCCAGATCACCCCGACCCGTTTGGGCTGAGACTTGATGGGCGTCGTGTCCGCCTTGTGCAGGTAATGACAGGGGTCGGCTTCGAACTTTGTCTGACAGTGCGCGCTGCAGAAATACCAGGTCTGGCCATCATGGTCGGCATGATGCGTCGCCGTCGCGGGGTCGACTGTCATGCCACACACGGGATCCTTGACCGGGCGCGTCTTAACTCCGGTCGCTGCCGGGGTGGGACCCTCTCCATGGAGATGGGACGCGCAAGCTGCTGTATTGTCGTTCGTCATGAGGTCCCCTTGTTTGTGGCCGCCACGCGGCGCCAGACATGCCATAATCGCTTGCGCTCCATGGTATGCCCCTGTAGGGTATAGTGCAATGAGGCAGTCACGGGTAAAGATTTCGCAGGGCCTGAAACGGGTCGAAGGTCAGGTGCGTGGCATCCAGAAAATGGTGGACGAAGACCGCTATTGCGTGGATGTTCTGCTTCAGCTTCGGGCCGCCAAGGCGGCGTTGCATCGGCTCGAGGGGCTTGTTCTGCGCGAACATATCGCGGGCTGCGTTGTAGAGGCGATCGAATCCGGCGATCCGGTGGAGCGTCAGGAAAAAATCGGGGAACTGATCGAAACGGTCAGCAAGATGACGGGGTAGACGTGCAAGAGATCGGCGCGATACCGTTGGGACGGTTGCTGGCCTGCCTGCTTCTGCAGGTGGGGCTGATGCTGGCATCCGTCATGCCGGGTCATGCCGCCACGTTGCCCTCTACAGTTGCTGTGGTTACCCAGCCGATGGCCGACATGCCAGGGATGCAGATGCCATCCCGTGCGGATACGACGACCGCACATTGCAATCATGAACCGTGCCACGACCATCATCCATGTCATCATTGCGGCGATTGCTGCGCCCAGGGTGCCTGCGTCGCCAATTGGCTGATGCCACCATCCGTGACCAGGGCGTTTGATTACGCAGGTGTTACCGCGCCTTTCGGCATGTCGCGCTCAGATCGCATGGTCGGCCGTGCGTTCGCGCCCGCCCTGCCGCCGCCCAGACAGATGGCCTGATTCTGTTCTGACAGTCTCAGGGCTGGTCATGGACCTATGACCGGTTCCGCCTTCTCTCTTTTGCGGACTATTATTCATGTCAATACGATCATTATTCATGTCAATACGATCACTTACGGGACGGGGCGCGATCACGCGCCGCCGTTTCGTCATCGGGACGGGCCTGTGGGGGGCGGCGCTGGCCGTCCCGCAGCGCAGCGCGGGCGCCTACGCTCCGGTCTATACACCGGCGTCGGGTCGGCCCGACCCGCTGCCTGGCACCCGTTTCGACCTTACGGTCGGTTCTGTGCCGGTCAATATCACCGGTGCGCGCATGCACGCGGTGGGTGTGAACGGCTCCACGCCCGCGCCGATCCTGCGCTGGCGTCAGGGTGACACGGTCGAACTGAACGTCACCAACCGGTTGGATGAGCCCACGTCGATCCACTGGCACGGCCTCCGGGTGCCGGCCCACATGGATGGCGTGCCCGGCCTCAGCTTCGGCGGCATCGCGCCCGGCGAGACGTTCACCTATCGCTTCCCGCTGCATCAGAGCGGCACTTACTGGTATCACAGCCATTCCGGCTTCCAGGAGCAGACGGGCCTGTATGGGGCTCTGATCATCGACCCGAGAGACGGTTACGCGCAGCATTTCGACCGCGATTATGTGATGGTCCTGTCCGACTGGACCGACGTCGATCCTGAGGACATCGTCTCCAACCTCAAATTCCAGAGCGATTACTACAATTTCCGCCAGCGTACGGTGGACACGTTCTTCCGTGACGCACATCGGCAGGGGCTGGGTGCGACGATCCGAGATCGCCTGCAATGGGGTGCCATGAACATGGCGCCGACCGACATTCTGGATGTGTCGGGCATCATCTACACCTACCTGATCAACGGCCAGTCGCCTGCTGCAAACTGGACGGGCCTGTTCCGACCGGGCGAGCGCATACGCCTGCGCTTCATCAATGCATCGGCGATGACGCTGTTCGACGTGCGGGTTCCCGGCCTGACGATGACCGTTGTTCAGGCCGACGGTAATGACGTGGAGCCCATCCCGGTCGATGAATTCCGCATCGGGCCAGCGGAAACCTACGATGTAATTGTCAGCCCCACCGCCGATGGACCGTACACAGTCTTTGCCCAGGCCGAGGATCGTACCGGATACGCGCGCGGCACGCTCGCCACCCGTTCGGGCCTTGCCGGGCCGGTTCCCCCCATGGACCCGCGCCCTCTGCGCACCATGACCGACATGGGTATGGGGAATATGGACATGAAGGGCGGCATGGCGGGCATGGAGATGGGGAGTTCGCCGGGGAAGCCCGGTGATGCCCCTGCCGGCGGCGGCATGGACATGGATCACATGGACATGAAGGAGGCTAACAGACCCGGAGCCGCTGCGATGGATATGTCGGGCATGGCGGCTGCGTCGCGGCATAAAACAGAGTTGAAACCCGGCGTCGCGGTGCAGAGTGTCGCCATGATGCCGATCAACCGGCTGGCGGAGCCGGGCGACGGGCTGGAGAATAATGGTCGCCGCGTTCTGACCTATGCCGATCTGCGGGCCACGATCCCGGGCGCGGACCCACGCCCGCCGTCGCGCGAGATCACCCTGCACCTGACCGGCAGCATGGAACGCTTCATCTGGGGATTCGACGGCAAGAAGTTCTCGGAAGCGGAACCGATTCGTCTGACTTTGGGCGAGCGGGTGCGCTTCGTCCTGATCAACGACACGATGATGGAGCATCCAATCCATCTGCATGGATTGTGGAGCGAACTGGAAAATGGGCAGGGTGACTGCCGACCCTACAAGCACACGATTACCGTCAAGCCGGGTGAGCGGCTGAGTTACTTGGTCACGGCGGACGAACCCGGGCTGTGGGCATATCACTGCCACCTGCTCTACCACATGGAGGTGGGCATGTTCCGCACGGTGGTGGTGTCGTGATCCGGGGTCTGATAGGTGGCACGGTCCTTGCCGCTGGACTGGCTACCGCGGTACCTGGCACGGGACGCGCCCAGTCAGTCCCGGCACGCCAGAGCGAAGGAACCCAGGAAGCGCAGACCGCCTCGGCTCCCGCGCCCGTGGTCTATGTCAACGGCATCCAGCCGGTCATGGACCATAACATCTATATGCATGCGCTGCTCGACCAGTTCGAGGCGCGCTTTGGTGCCGATGGCGGGCAGTTCCGTTACGATGGGCAGGCTTGGTTCGGCACTGACTACGACAAGCTCTGGCTGAAATCCGAAGGCACGGTCGGCACAAACGGCAAGTTCGGTGATGGAGATCATGAGGCCCTCTATGATCGTGCCATCTCCCGGTATTTCGATGTCCAGACTGGCGTGCGTCTCGATATTGACAACGGCCCCACACGGGCCTGGGGCGCGATCGGGGTCGAGGGACTGGCTCTATATTTCTTCAATGTGGAGGCCACGGCCTATTTCAGCGACCGGGGTGCGGCGGGGCGTCTGCAGGGCTCATACGATATCCTGCTGACTAATCGCCTGATTCTCCAACCCCAGGTCGAGATGAACTTCTATTCCGCGTCCGATCGTGCGCGCGGCGTCGGAACCGGGCTGTCCGATATCGATACGGGATTGCGGCTTCGCTACGAATGGCATCGGAAATTCGCGCCTTATATCGGCGTGAGTTACTCCGGCACGTTCGGTCAGGCCGCCGACATGGCGCGTTCAAGGAATGAGCGTGTCCAGGACCTGAATTTCACCTTCGGGATCAGGACGTGGTTCTGACCGCTCCTGCCCGATGTGAAGTCGTTGCGGGGCGCTCCGTGCGGCCCCGTTTCAGATAACAAAAGATAAGGAACTTACAAATGCTGACTATCAATTTCAGGTTCTCGGCCGCTCTGGCCGCACTTCTGGCCACGGTCTCGGTTGCGCATGCCCAGACCCCCGCTCCGGCACCGGCCCAGCCGCAGGGTCAGGATATGTCCGGGATGCAGGGCATGTCCGGCATGTCGGGGATGGACCACGACAAGATGAAAATGGACGGCATGTCCGGTTCCGGCATGGAGGGCATGGAGAAGGGCATGAAAATGAAGGGAAAGATGGGAGACTGTATGAAGATGAAGGGCATGAATATGTCGAACGGCCACGCCATGGCGCCGTCAGATCACAAGATGAAAATGGGCTGCGGTGACAAGGAAAGCGGCATGAAGATGCCGATGGGGCCGCAGGGCATGCCTGACGCGGTTCATCAGCGCTGATCGGGTCCTGACCGGAGCGGGGCGGCGCCATCAGCGTCGCCCCTGGAAAGGCCCAGGGAGGCACGTATGACAAGACTGATCTGGGGGTTCGCC
Protein-coding regions in this window:
- a CDS encoding heavy metal translocating P-type ATPase encodes the protein MACLAPRGGHKQGDLMTNDNTAACASHLHGEGPTPAATGVKTRPVKDPVCGMTVDPATATHHADHDGQTWYFCSAHCQTKFEADPCHYLHKADTTPIKSQPKRVGVIWTCPMHPQIRQDHPGSCPICGMALEPEEPSDADTPNPELVDFSKRLWGASILAVPLVIIAMAADMGGLAFLDGGLTNWIQLALTAPIVLWAGWPFLERGWMSLRTRHLNMFTLIMLGVGAGFLYSIAATVAPGLFPAAFRMHDGSVPVYYEAAGVIVALVLAGQVLELRARARTSRAIRALLDLAPKIAHRVGALDREDDVPLAQIVPGNRLRIRPGESIPVDGTVMDGRSSVDEAMLTGEPAPVAKGPGDKVTGGTINGTGSLLMTAEAVGSDTMLARIVSMVAAAQRTRAPIQAVADRVSGWFVPLVVLVSLLTFVVWLLVGPQPRFGHALLNAIAVLVIACPCALGLATPMSIMVGMGRGARAGVLVRNAEALQALDTVDTLVIDKTGTVTEGKPRLIATETSGAWDSSIVLRLAASLETQSEHPLAQALVAAMTAQGLQAASVGDFASQTGLGVTGTVDGHAVVVGNQAQMRQQGIDASALIPVADSHRAEGAGVMFVGIDGQAAGLLVVADPLKTDAKETIAALHAVGMRIVMLTGDNARTAEVVARQAGIDEVHADLKPEDKAAIIRDMQHKGARVAMAGDGVNDAPALATADIGIAMGTGTDVAIESAGMTLAQGSLAGLVRARRLAQATMRNIRQNLAFSFLFNGIGIPLAAGVLYPVFGLTLSPMFAGGAMALSSLAVVTNALRLNALRLR
- a CDS encoding metal-sensitive transcriptional regulator gives rise to the protein MRQSRVKISQGLKRVEGQVRGIQKMVDEDRYCVDVLLQLRAAKAALHRLEGLVLREHIAGCVVEAIESGDPVERQEKIGELIETVSKMTG
- a CDS encoding copper resistance system multicopper oxidase, with translation MSIRSLTGRGAITRRRFVIGTGLWGAALAVPQRSAGAYAPVYTPASGRPDPLPGTRFDLTVGSVPVNITGARMHAVGVNGSTPAPILRWRQGDTVELNVTNRLDEPTSIHWHGLRVPAHMDGVPGLSFGGIAPGETFTYRFPLHQSGTYWYHSHSGFQEQTGLYGALIIDPRDGYAQHFDRDYVMVLSDWTDVDPEDIVSNLKFQSDYYNFRQRTVDTFFRDAHRQGLGATIRDRLQWGAMNMAPTDILDVSGIIYTYLINGQSPAANWTGLFRPGERIRLRFINASAMTLFDVRVPGLTMTVVQADGNDVEPIPVDEFRIGPAETYDVIVSPTADGPYTVFAQAEDRTGYARGTLATRSGLAGPVPPMDPRPLRTMTDMGMGNMDMKGGMAGMEMGSSPGKPGDAPAGGGMDMDHMDMKEANRPGAAAMDMSGMAAASRHKTELKPGVAVQSVAMMPINRLAEPGDGLENNGRRVLTYADLRATIPGADPRPPSREITLHLTGSMERFIWGFDGKKFSEAEPIRLTLGERVRFVLINDTMMEHPIHLHGLWSELENGQGDCRPYKHTITVKPGERLSYLVTADEPGLWAYHCHLLYHMEVGMFRTVVVS
- a CDS encoding copper resistance protein B produces the protein MIRGLIGGTVLAAGLATAVPGTGRAQSVPARQSEGTQEAQTASAPAPVVYVNGIQPVMDHNIYMHALLDQFEARFGADGGQFRYDGQAWFGTDYDKLWLKSEGTVGTNGKFGDGDHEALYDRAISRYFDVQTGVRLDIDNGPTRAWGAIGVEGLALYFFNVEATAYFSDRGAAGRLQGSYDILLTNRLILQPQVEMNFYSASDRARGVGTGLSDIDTGLRLRYEWHRKFAPYIGVSYSGTFGQAADMARSRNERVQDLNFTFGIRTWF